A genome region from Pseudorca crassidens isolate mPseCra1 chromosome 20, mPseCra1.hap1, whole genome shotgun sequence includes the following:
- the GARRE1 gene encoding granule associated Rac and RHOG effector protein 1 isoform X3 gives MGHTPELEDAVRSWRGAAEATSRLRERGCDGRLAGIEVQQLFCSQSAAIPEHQLKELNIKIDSALQAYKIALESLGHCEYAMKAGFHLNPKAIEASLQGCCSEAEAQQTGRRQTPPQPMQCELPTVPVQIGSNFLKGVSFNESAADNLKLKTHTMLQLIKEAGCYNGITPRDDFPVTEVLNQVCPSTWRGACKTAVQLLFGQAGLVVVDTAQIENKEAYAPQISLEGSRIVVQVPSTWCLKEDPATMSLLQRSLDPEKTLGLVDVLYTAVLDLTRWRAGREQALPCIQIQLQREICDFGNQADLPSGNGNKSSGGLQKTFSKLTSRFTKKASCTSSSSSTNYSIPNTPSKNIFIAGCSEEKAKMPSNTDSRLQSILNIGNFPRTTDPSQSAQNSSNQMANGFLMERHDSFVQGDDGKDEKGMNLPTDQEMQEVIDFLSGFNMGQSHQGSPLVTRRNSAAIAMVTEQKAGAMQPQQPSLPVPPPPRPPQTRAHTPLTPQPGLAPQQQSPKQQQPQVQYYQHLLQPVGPQQPLPQHRAPGKWVHGSSQQPTQPIGAGLSPLGQWPGISDLSSDLYSLGLVSSYMDNMMSEVLGQKPQGPRNNTWPNRDQSDGVFGMLGEILPFDPAVGSDPEFARYVAGVSQAMQQKRQVQHGRRPGNPRGHWPPMDDAHRTWPFPEFFAEGDGLHSGWSGAQGDSASSSDETSSANGDSLFSMFSGPDLVAAVKQRRKHSSGEQETSTLPSPPLLTTVEDVNQDNKTKTWPPKAPWQHPSPLPSTLPGPSAPLYAVASPGSQWNDTMQMLQSPVWAATSDCSAASFTYVQTPPQPAPPPAHKAAPKGFKAFPGKAERRPAYLPQY, from the exons ATGGGCCACACCCCAGAACTGGAGGATGCTGTGCGGTCCTGGCGGGGGGCTGCTGAG GCAACATCTAGACTAAGAGAAAGAGGCTGTGATGGCCGCCTGGCAGGAATTGAAGTTCAGCAGCTCTTCTGTTCTCAAAGTGCAGCAATTCCTGAGCACCAGCTAAAAGAACTGAACATAAAGATTGACAGTGCTCTGCAA GCATATAAAATAGCTCTGGAAAGCTTAGGTCACTGTGAATACGCAATGAAAGCCGGTTTCCACCTGAATCCAAAGGCAATTGAAGCGAGTTTGCAG GGCTGCTGCAGCGAGGCAGAAGCACAGCAGACAGGGCGGAGGCAGACCCCGCCGCAGCCCATGCAGTGTGAGCTTCCCACCGTCCCCGTGCAGATAGGATCGAACTTCCTGAAGGGTGTCTCCTTCAACGAGTCGGCCGCCGACAATCTGAAACTTAAGACG CATACGATGTTACAGCTGATCAAGGAGGCTGGCTGCTATAATGGAATCACACCCAGGGACGATTTTCCTGTGACTGAAGTCCTGAACCAGGTGTGCCCATCCACGTGGCGGGGTGCCTGCAAGACCGCCGTGCAGCTGCTGTTTGGCCAAGCTGGACTG GTGGTGGTTGATACGGCGCAGATTGAAAATAAAGAAGCCTATGCCCCACAAATCAGTTTAGAAGGCTCCAGAATTGTGGTTCAAGTCCCATCCACATG GTGCCTGAAAGAAGACCCCGCTACCATGTCCCTGCTGCAGAGAAGCCTGGATCCCGAGAAGACCCTGGGTCTGGTGGATGTGCTCTACACGGCTGTTCTGGACCTCACCCGCTGGAGGGCAGGAAG GGAACAAGCTTTACCCTGCATACAAATCCAGCTTCAAAGGGAGATCTGTGATTTTGGAAATCAGGCTGACTTGCCTTCTGGGAATGGAAACAAATCTTCAGGTGGCCTACAGAAGACCTTCTCCAAACTGACATCCCGGTTCACCAAGAAAGCTTCATGTACCAGCTCTAGCAGCAGCACAAATTATTCCATTCCAAATACCCCTTCCAAAAATATCTTCATAGCTGGGTGTTCAGAAGAGAAGGCCAAAATGCCCAGTAATACTGATTCAAGATTACAAAGCATTTTGAACATTGGTAATTTCCCTAGGACTACAGACCCTTCACAGTCAGCTCAGAATTCCAGTAATCAGATGGCCAATGGTTTTCTCATGGAGAGGCATGACAGCTTCGTGCAAGGGGATGATGGCAAGGACGAGAAGGGTATGAACTTACCAACCGATCAGGAAATGCAGGAGGTGATAGATTTTCTTTCAGGCTTTAACATGGGCCAGTCACATCAGGGCTCCCCACTGGTGACAAGGCGTAATTCTGCTGCCATAGCCATGGTGACTGAGCAGAAGGCAGGAGCTATGCAGCCACAGCAGCCGTCACTGCCAGTGCCCCCTCCGCCGCGGCCTCCCCAGACTAGGGCACACACACCTCTGACACCCCAGCCGGGCCTGGCACCTCAGCAGCAGTCCCCAAAGCAACAACAACCCCAGGTCCAGTACTACCAACACCTGCTCCAACCCGTTGGACCgcagcagcccctgccccagcaTCGGGCTCCTGGGAAATGGGTACACGGCTCATCCCAGCAGCCAACACAACCCATTGGAGCCGGTCTGTCTCCCCTTGGCCAGTGGCCTGGCATATCTGATCTCAGTTCTGACTTGTACAGCTTGGGTCTGGTGAGCAGTTATATGGATAATATGATGTCGGAGGTTTTGGGACAGAAGCCACAGGGACCTAGAAATAACACCTGGCCAAACCGTGACCAAAGCGATGGAGTCTTTGGGATGTTGGGAGAGATTCTGCCTTTTGATCCTGCAG TGGGTTCAGACCCCGAGTTTGCACGCTATGTGGCAGGAGTGAGCCAAGCAATGCAGCAGAAGCGGCAAGTCCAACACGGTCGCCGCCCTGGCAACCCCCGGGGCCATTGGCCACCCATGGATGATGCCCATCGGACCTGGCCTTTCCCAGAGTTCTTTGCAGAAGG GGATGGCCTGCACAGCGGCTGGTCGGGTGCTCAGGGAGATTCGGCCAGCTCGAGTGACGAGACGTCCTCCGCCAATGGGGACAGCTTGTTCTCCATGTTTTCAGGGCCTGACCTCGTTGCTGCTGTCAAGCAGAGAAG GAAGCACAGCAGTGGAGAGCAGGAGACCAGCACGCTGCCCTCACCACCTCTTCTTACCACAGTGGAGGACGTGAACCAG gataacaaaaccaaaacgtGGCCACCCAAAGCCCCCTGGCAACACCCTTCCCCGCTGCCCAGCACCCTGCCTGGCCCAAGTGCACCACTCTATGCAGTTGCCAGCCCTGGCAGCCAGTGGAATGACACCATGCAGATGCTGCAGTCCCCAGTGTGGGCCGCCACCAGCGACTGCAGCGCCGCCTCCTTCACCTACGTGCAGACCCCGCCGCAGCCCGCACCCCCACCGGCACACAAGGCAGCGCCCAAGGGCTTCAAGGCCTTCCCCGGGAAGGCTGAGCGCAGGCCAGCCTACTTGCCCCAGTACTGA